The following are encoded together in the Cicer arietinum cultivar CDC Frontier isolate Library 1 chromosome 2, Cicar.CDCFrontier_v2.0, whole genome shotgun sequence genome:
- the LOC101507668 gene encoding uncharacterized protein: MEPNPRPPGRPRREQNNDERWEQMMQMMQQQQLMMQQQQAVTTSIMNHLAQSVGPAHPPPPPPPEASNRLFYDFHKLKPPAFLGSPVPLEAQSWLDEMTKIFLVVRCTEEDKVAFATHMLQGEAENWWKGAKAYMISAGTPMNWENFCTVFLDKYIPMSIRKQKEFEFTHLQQGDMSVADYVAKFEELARFCAQAEYAPNDRWKINQFEWGLNPEIKSNLAQLEITSYATLVHKSYSND, from the coding sequence ATGGAACCAAACCCAAGACCTCCAGGTAGGCCTCGTAGGGAGCAGAATAATGATGAACGTTGGGAACAGATGATGCAAATGATGCAGCAACAACAACTTATGATGCAACAACAACAAGCTGTTACGACTAGCATAATGAATCATCTTGCGCAATCTGTCGGGCCTGCTCATCCACCGCCACCACCTCCACCAGAGGCCTCAAACAGATTATTTTATGACTTTCACAAGTTGAAACCCCCAGCTTTCCTAGGGAGCCCGGTGCCGTTGGAAGCTCAATCATGGTTGGatgaaatgaccaaaatttttcTTGTGGTGCGATGTACTGAAGAAGATAAGGTAGCTTTTGCTACTCATATGCTACAAGGAGAAGCTGAGAACTGGTGGAAGGGTGCAAAGGCATACATGATAAGTGCGGGTACACCGATGAACTGGGAGAATTTTTGTACTGTATTTCTAGATAAATATATTCCCATGAgtataagaaaacaaaaggaaTTTGAATTTACACATCTTCAACAAGGAGACATGTCAGTTGCTGATTATGTGGCAAAGTTCGAGGAACTAGCAAGGTTTTGTGCCCAAGCAGAGTACGCCCCAAATGATCGATGGAAGATAAATCAGTTCGAGTGGGGTTTGAATCCAGAGATTAAAAGTAATTTGGCCCAACTAGAGATAACTTCTTATGCCACTTTGGTTCATAAAAGTTACTCTAATGACTGA
- the LOC101511095 gene encoding uncharacterized protein, translated as MVIPPPVRPPRITQFLKPYLLRMHFTNKYVSAQVIHTPTATVASSASSQEKALKPSLETTRDVAAAAKIGKILGERLLLKDIPAVSVHLPAVSVHLKREQRYHGKVKAVIDSLREAGVKLL; from the coding sequence ATGGTTATCCCACCTCCAGTTAGACCTCCCAGGATTACACAATTTCTCAAACCATATCTTTTGAGGATGCATTTTACCAATAAGTATGTAAGTGCACAGGTGATCCACACCCCAACTGCTACTGTAGCTTCTTCTGCAAGTTCACAGGAGAAAGCCTTGAAACCAAGCTTGGAAACTACTCGCGATGTGGCCGCAGCTGCAAAGATTGGGAAGATACTAGGGGAACGTCTTTTGCTTAAGGACATTCCTGCCGTTTCTGTTCATTTGCCTGCTGTTTCTGTTCATTTGAAAAGAGAACAGAGGTATCATGGTAAGGTAAAAGCTGTTATTGATTCTCTCAGGGAAGCTGGTGTTAAGCTACTATGA
- the LOC101511935 gene encoding polygalacturonase-like isoform X1 yields MENVKRRQSHIPNELFISILSKLPIKSLKRFECASQSAVFDIRKYGAPSGDITTAFGDVWKAACNSTGASKVWIPSGSYKMGAIVVKGPCNGPIEVQVDGTIIAPANPAALHDAYEWIKFEYVDFFTLSGKGVFDGQGAIAWNQNDCGKNKNCDMASMNFGFNFLKHATVRDITSKDSKNFHVNVLGCTNFTFDHFTVTAPATSLNTDGIHIGRSTDVKILNTNIGTGDDCVSLGDGCKQITVQNVNCGPGHGISVGSLGKYPKEEPVEQLLVKNCTLTNTDNGVRIKTWPSTPGTNPITDMHFEDITMVDVLNPVIIDQEYCPWNQCSKQSPSKIKISKVTFKNIKGTSKTKDGVILICSKSVPCEGVELNNVALTFNGTEVDAKCVNVKPIVTGKAPKCVATAAA; encoded by the exons ATGGAAAATGTAAAGAGGAGGCAATCCCATATCCCTAACGAACTTTTCATCTCTATTCTCTCAAAATTGCCAATTAAATCTTTGAAGCGATTTGAATGTGCAT CTCAATCTGCTGTCTTTGATATAAGAAAATATGGAGCCCCTAGTGGAGATATAACAACG GCCTTTGGAGATGTATGGAAAGCAGCATGTAATTCAACAGGTGCAAGTAAAGTTTGGATTCCAAGTGGATCATACAAGATGGGAGCCATAGTGGTTAAAGGTCCTTGTAATGGTCCAATTGAAGTTCAGGTTGATGGAACAATTATAGCACCAGCAAACCCAGCTGCACTTCATGACGCTTATGAAtggattaaatttgaatatgttGACTTTTTTACCTTATCAGGTAAAGGTGTTTTTGATGGTCAAGGTGCAATTGCTTGGAATCAAAATGATTGtggaaaaaacaaaaactgCGACATGGCTTCCAtg AACTTCGGTTTTAATTTCCTAAAGCATGCAACTGTTCGAGACATAACCTCAAAAGACAGCAAAAACTTTCATGTGAATGTTTTGGGTTGCACCAACTTCACATTTGATCATTTCACTGTAACTGCTCCAGCTACAAGCCTTAACACTGATGGAATCCACATTGGAAGATCAACTGATGTGAAAATTCTCAACACAAACATTGGGACTGGAGATGATTGTGTCTCATTGGGAGATGGATGCAAACAAATAACTGTCCAAAATGTGAACTGTGGACCTGGACATGGCATTAGTGTTGGAAGCTTAGGGAAGTATCCAAAGGAAGAACCTGTTGAACAACTTTTAGTCAAGAATTGCACTTTGACAAATACTGATAATGGTGTCAGGATCAAGACTTGGCCTAGTACTCCAGGAACTAATCCTATTACTGATATGCATTTTGAAGATATTACCATGGTTGATGTCCTAAACCCTGTCATCATTGACCAAGAGTATTGTCCATGGAATCAATGCTCAAAACAg TCTCCATCAAAGATAAAGATTAGCAAAGTTACCTTCAAGAACATCAAGGGAACTTCAAAGACTAAGGATGGAGTGATTCTTATCTGTAGCAAGAGTGTACCATGTGAGGGTGTTGAACTAAATAATGTTGCTCTAACATTCAATGGAACTGAAGTAGATGCTAAATGTGTCAATGTCAAGCCTATTGTTACAGGAAAAGCTCCTAAATGTGTAGCAACAGCAGCAGCTTAG
- the LOC101511935 gene encoding polygalacturonase-like isoform X2 has translation MNMKSITTIVLSFLLTTFGIAQSAVFDIRKYGAPSGDITTAFGDVWKAACNSTGASKVWIPSGSYKMGAIVVKGPCNGPIEVQVDGTIIAPANPAALHDAYEWIKFEYVDFFTLSGKGVFDGQGAIAWNQNDCGKNKNCDMASMNFGFNFLKHATVRDITSKDSKNFHVNVLGCTNFTFDHFTVTAPATSLNTDGIHIGRSTDVKILNTNIGTGDDCVSLGDGCKQITVQNVNCGPGHGISVGSLGKYPKEEPVEQLLVKNCTLTNTDNGVRIKTWPSTPGTNPITDMHFEDITMVDVLNPVIIDQEYCPWNQCSKQSPSKIKISKVTFKNIKGTSKTKDGVILICSKSVPCEGVELNNVALTFNGTEVDAKCVNVKPIVTGKAPKCVATAAA, from the exons atgaatATGAAAAGTATTACAACAAttgttttatcatttttattgacAACGTTTGGAATAGCTCAATCTGCTGTCTTTGATATAAGAAAATATGGAGCCCCTAGTGGAGATATAACAACG GCCTTTGGAGATGTATGGAAAGCAGCATGTAATTCAACAGGTGCAAGTAAAGTTTGGATTCCAAGTGGATCATACAAGATGGGAGCCATAGTGGTTAAAGGTCCTTGTAATGGTCCAATTGAAGTTCAGGTTGATGGAACAATTATAGCACCAGCAAACCCAGCTGCACTTCATGACGCTTATGAAtggattaaatttgaatatgttGACTTTTTTACCTTATCAGGTAAAGGTGTTTTTGATGGTCAAGGTGCAATTGCTTGGAATCAAAATGATTGtggaaaaaacaaaaactgCGACATGGCTTCCAtg AACTTCGGTTTTAATTTCCTAAAGCATGCAACTGTTCGAGACATAACCTCAAAAGACAGCAAAAACTTTCATGTGAATGTTTTGGGTTGCACCAACTTCACATTTGATCATTTCACTGTAACTGCTCCAGCTACAAGCCTTAACACTGATGGAATCCACATTGGAAGATCAACTGATGTGAAAATTCTCAACACAAACATTGGGACTGGAGATGATTGTGTCTCATTGGGAGATGGATGCAAACAAATAACTGTCCAAAATGTGAACTGTGGACCTGGACATGGCATTAGTGTTGGAAGCTTAGGGAAGTATCCAAAGGAAGAACCTGTTGAACAACTTTTAGTCAAGAATTGCACTTTGACAAATACTGATAATGGTGTCAGGATCAAGACTTGGCCTAGTACTCCAGGAACTAATCCTATTACTGATATGCATTTTGAAGATATTACCATGGTTGATGTCCTAAACCCTGTCATCATTGACCAAGAGTATTGTCCATGGAATCAATGCTCAAAACAg TCTCCATCAAAGATAAAGATTAGCAAAGTTACCTTCAAGAACATCAAGGGAACTTCAAAGACTAAGGATGGAGTGATTCTTATCTGTAGCAAGAGTGTACCATGTGAGGGTGTTGAACTAAATAATGTTGCTCTAACATTCAATGGAACTGAAGTAGATGCTAAATGTGTCAATGTCAAGCCTATTGTTACAGGAAAAGCTCCTAAATGTGTAGCAACAGCAGCAGCTTAG
- the LOC101511935 gene encoding polygalacturonase-like isoform X3: MGAIVVKGPCNGPIEVQVDGTIIAPANPAALHDAYEWIKFEYVDFFTLSGKGVFDGQGAIAWNQNDCGKNKNCDMASMNFGFNFLKHATVRDITSKDSKNFHVNVLGCTNFTFDHFTVTAPATSLNTDGIHIGRSTDVKILNTNIGTGDDCVSLGDGCKQITVQNVNCGPGHGISVGSLGKYPKEEPVEQLLVKNCTLTNTDNGVRIKTWPSTPGTNPITDMHFEDITMVDVLNPVIIDQEYCPWNQCSKQSPSKIKISKVTFKNIKGTSKTKDGVILICSKSVPCEGVELNNVALTFNGTEVDAKCVNVKPIVTGKAPKCVATAAA, encoded by the exons ATGGGAGCCATAGTGGTTAAAGGTCCTTGTAATGGTCCAATTGAAGTTCAGGTTGATGGAACAATTATAGCACCAGCAAACCCAGCTGCACTTCATGACGCTTATGAAtggattaaatttgaatatgttGACTTTTTTACCTTATCAGGTAAAGGTGTTTTTGATGGTCAAGGTGCAATTGCTTGGAATCAAAATGATTGtggaaaaaacaaaaactgCGACATGGCTTCCAtg AACTTCGGTTTTAATTTCCTAAAGCATGCAACTGTTCGAGACATAACCTCAAAAGACAGCAAAAACTTTCATGTGAATGTTTTGGGTTGCACCAACTTCACATTTGATCATTTCACTGTAACTGCTCCAGCTACAAGCCTTAACACTGATGGAATCCACATTGGAAGATCAACTGATGTGAAAATTCTCAACACAAACATTGGGACTGGAGATGATTGTGTCTCATTGGGAGATGGATGCAAACAAATAACTGTCCAAAATGTGAACTGTGGACCTGGACATGGCATTAGTGTTGGAAGCTTAGGGAAGTATCCAAAGGAAGAACCTGTTGAACAACTTTTAGTCAAGAATTGCACTTTGACAAATACTGATAATGGTGTCAGGATCAAGACTTGGCCTAGTACTCCAGGAACTAATCCTATTACTGATATGCATTTTGAAGATATTACCATGGTTGATGTCCTAAACCCTGTCATCATTGACCAAGAGTATTGTCCATGGAATCAATGCTCAAAACAg TCTCCATCAAAGATAAAGATTAGCAAAGTTACCTTCAAGAACATCAAGGGAACTTCAAAGACTAAGGATGGAGTGATTCTTATCTGTAGCAAGAGTGTACCATGTGAGGGTGTTGAACTAAATAATGTTGCTCTAACATTCAATGGAACTGAAGTAGATGCTAAATGTGTCAATGTCAAGCCTATTGTTACAGGAAAAGCTCCTAAATGTGTAGCAACAGCAGCAGCTTAG
- the LOC101512269 gene encoding uncharacterized protein produces the protein MISSISWIPKGVPKSEPVFAEPPSQEDIQQLLSNSLTSVGEESDNEDANKQNDEVAQALTVADAIGKTSNDKYDDITLALKDLQMENYDDEEDKGFELFSSGIGDLYYPSNELDPYIKDKNEEYDSEDLEDMIITPTDSVIVCARAEDDVNHLEVWILEDANTRDMNMYIRNEIMIPEYPLCTAWLDCPLKGGEKGNFLAVGSMGPAIEIWDLDVVDEVEPCVVLGGKEKRKKGKNGKKKSAKYKEDSHTDSVLGLAWNKEYSNTLASASADKRVKIWDVVTGKCNITMEHHTGKVQSVAWNYHAPQVLLSGSFDRTVALKDVRIPSHSGFTWSVSADVESLAWDPHTEHSFVVSLEDGTVKCFDVRTAMSNATSEQSATFTIHAHDKEVTSVSYNKSAPNLLATGSTDKTVKLWDLSNNQPSCVASKAPKAGAVFSISFSEDNPFLLVIGGSKGKLHLWDTLSDDGISRRYEKYNKNRPQSGA, from the exons ATGATTTCTTCAATTTCTTGGATTCCCAAAGGGGTTCCCAAGTCAGAACCCGTTTTCGCCGAACCTCCTTCTCAGGAAGATATTCAACAACTTCTTTCCAACTCTCTCACAAG TGTAGGAGAAGAGAGTGATAATGAAGACGCTAACAAACAGAACGATGAAGTCGCACAAGCTCTAACCGTCGCGGATGCTATTGGCAAAACATCCAATGATAAATATGACGATATTACCCTCGCATTGAAGGACCTTCAAATGGAAAACTATGACGATGAGGAGGACAAAG GATTTGAATTATTCAGTTCGGGGATTGGTGATCTTTATTATCCGAGTAATGAATTGGATCCATATATCAAAGATAAGAAT GAGGAGTATGATTCTGAAGATCTTGAAGACATGATCATTACTCCAACTGATTCGGTTATTGTTTGTGCGCGTGCTGAGGACGATGTCAATCATCTCGAA GTTTGGATACTTGAGGACGCCAATACCCGTGATATGAACATGTATATTCGCAATGAAATCATGATTCCAGAATATCCACTCTGCACGGCTTGGCTTGATTGCCCCCTTAAAGGAGGAGAAAAAG GGAACTTCTTGGCTGTCGGTTCAATGGGACCAGCCATAGAAATTTGGGACCTTGATGTT GTTGATGAAGTAGAGCCTTGTGTAGTGTTGGGTGGCAAAGAGAAAAGGAAAAAGGGGAAAAATGGGAAAAAG AAATCAGCAAAGTACAAAGAGGACAGTCACACTGACTCAGTACTTGGTCTTGCTTGGAACAAGGAGTACAG CAATACACTTGCAAGTGCCAGTGCTGACAAGCGAGTCAAGATTTGGGATGTTGTTACTGGAAAGTGTAATATTACAATGGAGCATCACACCGGCAAG GTTCAATCAGTTGCTTGGAATTATCATGCACCACAGGTCCTTCTTAGTGGTTCGTTTGATCGTACTGTTGCCTTG AAGGATGTAAGGATACCGTCGCATTCTGGCTTTACGTGGTCGGTCAGTGCTGATGTAGAGAGCTTGGCATGGGATCCACACACTGAGCACTCTTTTGTG GTGAGTCTTGAAGATGGTACCGTCAAGTGTTTTGATGTTCGGACTGCCATGTCCAATGCCACATCTGAGCAGAGTGCTACTTTTACAATTCATGCACACGACAAAGAGGTTACCTCTGTATCCTATAATAAGTCAGCACCGAAT CTTCTTGCTACTGGATCCACTGATAAAACG GTGAAACTATGGGATTTGTCAAACAACCAACCATCTTGTGTCGCATCTAAAGCTCCAAAAGCT GGTGCTgtcttttctatctctttctCAGAGGACAACCCATTCTTGTTGGTTATAGGAGGCTCAAAGGGAAAATTACAT CTATGGGACACCTTATCTGACGATGGCATCTCTCGTAGATATGAGAAATACAACAAGAATCGACCTCAATCTGGGGCATGA
- the LOC101512794 gene encoding nuclear pore complex protein NUP96: MECDVGGIFDSYIVHSYKKRRVSDCCITPSSVIMTEIEASLPTLHSLDYYTEPSLKELAALEVLYPGYCSGVPDFTVGRLGYGYVRYLSKTDVRGLCLDDIVKFHRHEIVVYEDENDKPAVGQGLNKSAEVVLVLDSGKLKSKECWDVVLVKKLKQCAERQGAQFISFDPVTCEWKFIVDHFSRFGFGDDDEEDAVMDDAEAHDVEKESPTNVDEIELSHSLPAHLRLDPVKMRDMRLLMFPNEEEMEDLGRKSSFGKEHVRPLKNSSQSVANRATPPVVRNTPFPLLEYKHGSLDSNSPGSILMVQQHKGMPLRTVKAQGFKLDLKHETPVSGSYAHNIVDAGLFMGKSFRVGWGPNGILVHSGALVGSGRDNKLLSSVVNLEKVAFDNLVRDENKKVCEELVDHALVSPLNFHKGINHVMKEVEFGPCKLTLQKLEANRTNLSEISQQYCDIIERQLSVPSLSPSNRLGLTHQVMTWELIRVLFSEREQKGQVESLGADNEEDMMQDIKEVDQDVDQEALPLMRRAEFSYWLRESVSYHVQNQISSLNDSHYLQHVFTLLTGRQLDEAVQLAVSKGDVRLACLLSQAGGSTMNRRDIAKQLDIWRNKGLDFNFIETDRLRLYELLAGNIHDALHDIQIDWRRFLGLLMWYKLPPDTSLPAAFQTYKHFLDEGTAPYPVPLFVDEGTSEEAVSWKVDKHFDISFYLMLLHASEETEFSFLRAMFSAFSSTPDPLDYHMIWHQHEILEAVGVINSNDLHILDMGFVSQLLCLGKCHWAIYVALHLPLREDYPYLHVNLIREILFQYCETWSSDESQYHFIEDLGIPKEWMHEALAIYYNYNGDLAKALEQFLQCANWQKAHTIFITSVAHRLFLQAKHNEIWRIATSMEDHKSEIENWELGAGIYISFYLMRNSLQGDTNSMTESDSLQSKNTACQEFISQLNESLAVWGSRLPVDTRVAYSKMASEICDLLLSVVGDGATRDDQFSCFDTAFSAPIPEDLRSGHLQDAVYLFTSFLSEIAT, encoded by the exons ATGGAATGTGATGTGGGAGGCATCTTTGACTCTTATATTGTGCATAGTTATAAGAAAAGAAGGGTTTCTGATTGCTGCATTACTCCGTCGAGTGTGATCATGACTGAAATTGAAGCTTCATTGCCAACCTTGCACTCCCTTGATTACTACACCGAACCGTCTTTGAAGGAATTAGCGGCTCTGGAAGTTCTTTACCCTGGTTATTGCAGTGGTGTTCCTGATTTCACTGTTGGAAGATTAGGTTATGGATATGTTAGGTATCTTAGTAAAACTGATGTAAGAGGATTATGTTTAGATGACATTGTGAAGTTCCATAGGCATGAGATTGTAGTTtatgaggatgaaaatgataaGCCTGCGGTTGGTCAGGGCCTTAACAAATCTGCTGAAGTGGTTTTGGTACTAGATAGTGGAAAATTGAAGTCTAAGGAGTGTTGGGACGTCGTTCTagtgaaaaaattaaaacaatgtGCGGAGAGACAAGGAGCACAGTTTATTTCGTTTGATCCGGTAACTTGTGAGTGGAAATTCATAGTTGATCACTTCAGTAGATTTGGGTTTGGTGACGATGATGAAGAGGACGCTGTTATGGATGATGCCGAGGCACATGATGTTGAGAAAGAATCGCCGACAAATGTTGACGAGATCGAGCTTTCTCATTCTCTTCCTGCTCATCTTAGGCTTGATCCTGTTAAAATGAGAGACATGAGATTATTGATGTTTCCTAATGAAGAAGAGATGGAGGACTTGGGTCGCAAATCATCTTTTGGTAAGGAGCATGTGAGGCCATTAAAAAATTCTTCTCAGTCAGTGGCCAATAGAGCTACTCCGCCAGTTGTTCGAAATACTCCATTTCCATTACTTGAGTATAAGCATGGGAGTCTTGATTCAAATTCTCCTGGATCCATTTTGATGGTTCAGCAACATAAGGGCATGCCTCTGAGGACAGTAAAAGCGCAGGGTTTTAAGTTGGACCTCAAGCATGAAACTCCAGTATCTGGAAGCTATGCTCACAATATAGTTGATGCTGGTCTATTCATGGGTAAATCATTTCGAGTTGGGTGGGGACCCAATGGCATTCTTGTACACTCTGGTGCACTTGTAGGAAGTGGCCGCGATAACAAGCTATTGTCATCTGTTGTCAATTTGGAGAAAGTTGCTTTTGACAATTTGGTCAgggatgaaaataaaaaagtgtgCGAAGAACTTGTTGACCATGCTTTGGTTTCTCCATTAAATTTTCACAAAGGAATAAACCATGTGATGAAAGAGGTTGAATTTGGTCCCTGCAAGTTAACACTTCAAAAGCTTGAAGCTAATCGTACAAACCTGTCAGAGATTTCTCAACAATACTGTGATATTATTGAGAGACAATTGAGTGTGCCTAGTCTGTCTCCCTCAAATCGATTGGGTTTGACACACCAAGTAATGACCTGGGAGTTAATTAGAGTTCTTTTTTCTGAGAGAGAACAGAAGGGTCAAGTAGAATCTTTAGGTGCTGACAATGAGGAAGATATGATGCAGGATATAAAGGAAGTTGATCAAGATGTTGACCAAGAAGCCCTCCCTCTTATGAGAAGAGCAGAGTTCAGTTATTGGCTGCGAGAGAGTGTCTCCTATCATGTCCAAAACCAAATAAGCTCTCTAAATGACTCTCACTATTTGCAACATGTTTTTACACTCCTGACTGGTCGGCAATTGGATGAAGCAGTGCAGTTGGCTGTATCCAAAGGAGACGTGAGGCTGGCTTGTTTGTTAAGTCAGGCTGGTGGTTCTACTATGAATCGCCGTGATATTGCTAAGCAACTTGATATTTGGAGGAATAAAGGGCTTGATTTTAATTTCATTGAAACAGACAGATTGAGACTCTATGAACTGCTTGCAGGAAATATTCATGATGCATTGCATGACATACAAATTGACTGGAGGAGGTTCTTAGGTTTATTAATGTGGTACAAATTGCCTCCCGACACTTCATTACCAGCTGCTTTTCAGACTTATAAACATTTTCTCGATGAGGGAACAGCTCCATATCCTGTTCCTCTTTTTGTTGATGAAGGAACATCAGAGGAGGCTGTCAGTTGGAAAGTAGATAAACACTTCGACATTTCATTTTATCTCATGCTTCTTCATGCTAGTGAAGAGACAGAATTCAGCTTTCTGAGGGCTATGTTTAGTGCCTTCTCTTCAACCCCTGATCCTCTTGACTATCATATGATCTGGCATCAACATGAAATTTTGGAAGCAGTGGGAGTTATCAATTCTAATGATCTTCATATTTTGGACATGGGATTTGTGTCCCAGCTGTTGTGCTTAGGGAAATGCCACTGGGCGATATATGTGGCGCTTCACCTGCCTCTTCGGGAAGATTATCCATATCTTCATGTAAATCTGATTCGGGAAATATTGTTCCAATACTGTGAAACTTGGAGTTCAGATGAATCCCAGTATCATTTCATTGAGGATTTAGGCATTCCCAAAGAATGGATGCACGAGGCTTTG gcaatatattataattataatgggGATCTCGCAAAAGCCCTTGAGCAATTTCTTCAGTGTGCAAATTGGCAGAAAGCTCATACCATTTTTATAACTTCAGTTGCTCACAGGTTATTCTTGCAAG CCAAACATAATGAGATATGGAGGATTGCAACTTCCATGGAGGACCATAAATCTGAAATTGAGAACTGGGAGTTGGGAGCTGgcatttatatttcattttatttaatgagaAACTCACTTCAGGGAGATACCAATTCCATGACTGAATCG GATTCTCTTCAAAGTAAAAACACTGCATGTCAGGAATTCATCAGTCAGTTAAATGAATCTTTGGCTGTTTGGGGTTCCAGATTACCTGTTGATACAAG AGTGGCATATTCGAAAATGGCAAGCGAAATTTGTGATTTGCTGCTATCAGTTGTTGGTGATGGTGCCACACGAGATGATCAGTTTAGTTGCTTTGACACTGCTTTCAGTGCTCCCATACCAGAAGACCTACGCTCTGGTCATTTGCAGGATGCAGTGTATCTGTTTACCAGCTTCTTGTCAGAGATTGCAACTTAA
- the LOC101513992 gene encoding NAD(P)H-dependent 6'-deoxychalcone synthase-like: protein MGSAIEIPTKVLVNTKEQVKMPVIGMGSAPDFTCKKDTKEAIIEAIKQGYRHFDTAAAYGSEQALGEALKQACQLGLVTREDLFVTSKLWITQNHPHLVVPALQKSLKTLQLEYLDLYLIHWPLSSQPGKFSFPIDVADLLPFDVKGVWESMEECLKLGLTKAIGVSNFSVKKLQNLLSVATVLPAVNQVEMNLAWQQKKLREYCNENGIVLTAYSPLRKGASRGANEVMENDMLKEIADAHGKSIAQISLRWLYEQGITFVPKSYDKNRMNQNLQIFDWSLTKEDHQKIDQIKQNRLIPGPTKPSLNDLWDDEI, encoded by the exons atggGTAGTGCTATTGAAATCCCAACAAAGGTTCTTGTCAACACAAAAGAACAAGTGAAGATGCCAGTTATAGGAATGGGATCAGCACCTGATTTCACATGTAAGAAAGACACAAAAGAAGCAATCATAGAAGCAATCAAACAAGGTTATAGACACTTTGATACTGCTGCTGCATATGGCTCTGAACAAGCTCTTGGAGAAGCTTTGAAACAAGCATGTCAACTTGGTCTTGTCACTAGAGAAGACCTTTTTGTTACTTCTAAACTTTGGATCACTCAAAATCATCCTCATCTTGTTGTTCCTGCTCTTCAAAAATCTCTCAA GACTCTTCAATTGGAATACTTGGATTTGTATTTGATTCATTGGCCACTAAGTTCTCAGCCTGGAAAGTTTTCATTTCCAATAGATGTGGCAGATCTCTTACCATTTGATGTGAAAGGTGTGTGGGAATCAATGGAAGAATGTTTGAAACTTGGACTCACCAAAGCTATTGGAGTTAGTAACTTCTCTGTCAAGAAACTTCAAAATCTCCTCTCTGTTGCCACTGTTCTTCCCGCCGTCAATCAA GTGGAGATGAATCTTGCATGGCAACAAAAGAAGCTTAGAGAGTATTGCAATGAAAATGGAATAGTGTTAACTGCATATTCACCATTGAGGAAAGGTGCAAGCAGAGGAGCAAATGAGGTTATGGAAAATGATATGCTTAAAGAGATTGCTGATGCTCATGGAAAATCTATTGCACAAATCTCTCTTAGATGGTTATATGAACAAGGAATCACTTTTGTTCCTAAGAGCTATGATAAGAACAGAATGAACCAAAACCTTCAAATCTTTGATTGGTCTTTGACAAAGGAGGATCACcaaaaaattgatcaaattaaGCAGAACCGTTTGATCCCTGGACCAACCAAGCCAAGCCTCAATGACCTATGGGATGATgagatataa